From Pangasianodon hypophthalmus isolate fPanHyp1 chromosome 10, fPanHyp1.pri, whole genome shotgun sequence:
aaattAGAATTACACAGCCCTCTAGTGGACCTCGGTGTACCCGCCCAATTAGAGACCAGAATTATATATTAGGACTCATTTCTCttttaaatagcaaaaaaattGACCACCATTCAACATTtctagattaaaaataaaaattaggaGACTAGTTGAGTTATAGGAGGAGTCTACTGTAGATTTTAATTTAGCTGGAATTAACCTCAAGAATATTGTcctattttatttatgcaaaatgACTTACAGCTGAAAGAGAATGCAATCAAAGTAATTGAGGCCGTATTTATGGCCCAGTGGCAGTACTCTGTAAGCTGTGGAAAAACTTTATCAAAAGTACGGCTTCTCACATGAATGCCAGTCTGAGCGAATGCTAACCTACAAAGTGAATGCAAACTACATAGCAAAAGCTAACCTGGCAAATGAGTCATCTATAGAGCAAAAGTTAAGCTAGCAAAATAAGGCAGAGAGCAAAAGCGAACCTAACAACTGAAATCAAACTAGCAAACAAAAGCTATCCTATCAGGTGAAAACAACCTAGCCACCAAAAGCTAAGCTAGTAAGCGAAGGCAAACTAGTGAGAAGAAGCTAACCTAACAACTGAAAGCAAACTAGCCACCAAAAAAATCTAACCCAGTAAGGTCAACAGGGAAAAAGCTTCTTAACTAAGACTGATTCTCATTATatgttttctgaaaataaataaataaataaataaatttcctaTGACAgccccaaaatgttttattccatacataaaGTTTTTCAAGGGAGCGCCAAAGAAATGGAAGAGAACAAACAGAAGTACCCTTCTTTTTTGAAATTTCTCCTGTGCTTCAAGTTCTACAAATGAGTTTAATTTAGTTTGCATTGtctatgaaaatataaatagtttatCTGTATAAATGGAGGCCCTCATTATACACTCATACCTTTCTTTACAGGTTCTGGTTTAGCCTTCTCTTTGGCAACTTCAACCTCTGAAACATTAAAAGAATGCtttaataagaaagaaaacaccCAAATAATACCTTTCTTTGGTGAAGATTCAGGTTATGCCTTTTCTTTGACATCTATAACAAATTCTCACCATTAAGCACTTTAACATTAGAcgtaaacatttatttcacaaccattttgtgtaaactgttaATTAGTGTTACATGTTATAAAGTAATATCTATAGTGAAGTCTATCATATTTCACTTTCCTTTCGTCATAGTACATCCATGTGTAAAGGTTTCTTTAATATATGGTCATACCTTTCTTCACTGTGATTGGTGTAACCTTTTTGGCAACTTCAGGCtctgacaaataaataattaaggcTGTTATTGCTTTGTAAATTCTTTGCATTCTgtcaaattacattttaaatgtcatggaaacaaaaaggaaaatatgataaatgtgatatttcagtggTACCTTTCTTTACTGGGATCTCCTCCTTGGCCACTTCAGcttctaaaacattaaaaaaacatattttggaATGAACAACTTTGCAAAACTAAGCATGAGGACCCTGAGCAGGTGGCACACTAATCCCACATCAGCCAAGGATCCAAGGATCTGAAGGCATAATGCTCCAACAAGGGTCAAAACCCTGATCATGATTTTACAAATCCAGGTGATCTATGCAATGATCTAGTCACAACACTGCAAAAGTGctgactcagtggttaaggctttgggcgactgatcagaaggtttcAAAGGTGTTCAAAACCCAGCACTTGCTAGCTGCCATAATTGGGTTCTTGGGCAAGACtattaaccctcaactgctcagctgtatcctgTATCCTGCTGCCTTTGTTAAAAATTGTCAGCTATATGGGCAAATGTACACACTGTTCCATCCAGTAAGTCCTTTTTCAGAGGTCTGATTCCTTTATTAGTGCACATGATTTTTGCACACAGAGTTTCTGCTGCAGTAAAATGGAAAGGGGAGTGGGATATTAAAATAAGCTTGTGAAGCATCAGTACTGAACCAGAACGCAAACCCTGGGCTCTGCAACTGACCTCCATCTACTCTTTCAGATAACTGGGTGTAATGCATGAACCATGTACTGAATGTATTAGCAAATTAGAAAATTagcataataaaaaataacatagtATACACTACATAGTCAAAGGTTTGTGTACATCTGAtaatcacatccatatgtagGCTTtcgccaaactgttgccacaaagttggaagcacacaattgtatagggtGCTTTGTATGCTATAGTATTACAGATttccttcagtggaactaagaggctcctGTGAACAAAGCAAGCACCATGAAGGCAtagtttgccaagtttggagtggaagaactcgagtggcctgcacagagccctaaccccactgaacactgaactttgagatgaactggaatgctgactgcgaaaataaatctggaatggtatgttcaaaaagcacatactgtatgggtgtgatggtcaggtgtccattaacatttggccatataatgtttttaacaCATTCTCTAAGGCTGCTGAAACATCAGTGTTTTAGAAAGGTCATTTGTACAATACAATCTACCTTTGAAACTACCCTATGCATAAACCAAACAATCCTCTTAATCTGGAGTAGGTTCAGCTTCTACACAACATTGATGATTATGCTTTAAAATCTGGGGCATTAGAAAGAGGGTTCTTATTTAAAGTCTTGATTGTTAATTTGGTTGTGAATTTGTTAAGTTGATTGTTAACGTGTTTGTTGTTAATCTGCAACTTCTTTGACAAAACTGATAAAAACTCATTGTGGAACCAGAAATATCTTTCTTGGGGGATGGTTCAgattttcccttttctttcagAGGCAGTTCTGTTTATTGCTAGGTTCTAACTGGTAACTTAGTTGTTATCTTGGTGCTCAGCAAGAAGGAAtattatagaaaaacaaaaatacctTTCTTAGGAGAAGGTATGGGTTTGGCCTTTTCTTTTGGAGCAGGTTCGGGTTTGGCCTTCTCTTTTGGAACAGGTGCGGGTTTTGTCTTCTCTTCTTGAGCAGGTTTGTGTGTTACCTTCTCTTTTGGAGTAGGTTCGGGTTTGGGCTTCTCTTTTGGAGGAGGTTCGGGTTTGGCCTTCTCTTTTGGAGCAGGTTCGGGTTTGGCCTTCTCTTTTGCAGCAGCTTCGAGCTTCTCTTTTGGAGCAGGTTTGGGTTTGGCCTTTTCTTTTGGAGGAAGTTCTggttttactttctcttttggAGCAGGTTCAGGTTTTAGCTTCTCTTTTGGAGCAGGTTCGAGCTTCTCTTTTGGAGCAGGTTTGGGTTTGGCCTTTTCTTTTGTGGCAACTTCTGGTTTGGCCTTCTCTTTTGGAGCAACTTCTGGTTTTGCCTTCTCTTTTAGAGCAGGTTCAGGTGTTATCTTCTCTTTTGCAGCAGATTCAGGTTTTACCTTCTCTTTTGGAACAGGTTCAGGTGTTACTTTCTCTTTTGGAACAGGTTCAGGTTGTGCCTTCTGTTTTGGAGCAGGTTGAGGTTTGGCCTTCTCTTTTGGAGCAGGTTCGGCCTTCTCTTTTGGAGCAGGTTTAGCCTTTTCTTTTGGAGCAGGTTCAGGTTTGGCCTTCTCTTTTGGAGCAGGTTCAGGTTTGGCCTTCTCTTTTGAAGCAGATTCTGGTTTTGCCTTCTCTTTTGCAGCAGATTCAGGTTTTACCTTCTCTTTTGGAACAGGTTCAGGTGTTACTTTCTCTTTTGGAACAGGTTCAGGTTGTAACTTCTGTTTTGGAGCAGGCTGAGGTTTGGCCTTCTCTTTTGGAGCAGGTTCGGCCTTCTCTTTTGGAGCAGGCTCGGGTTTAGCCTTTTCTTTTGGCGCAGGTTCAggttttactttctcttttggAGCAGGTTCGGGTTTTGCCCTCTCTTTTGGAGCAGGTTCGGGTTTTGCCCTCTCTTTTGGAACAGGTTCTGGTGTTACTTTCTCTTTTGGAACATGTTCAGGTTGTGCCTTCTGTTTTGGAGCAGGTTGAGGTTTGGCCTTCTCTTTAGGAGCAGGTTCGGCCTTCTCTTTTGGAGCAAGTTTGGGTTTGGCCTTCACTTTTGGAGCAGGCTCGGGTTTAGCCTTTTCTTTTGGAGCAGGTTCAGGTTTGGCCTTCTCTTTTGGAGCAACTTCTGGTTTTATCTTCTCTTTTGGAGTAGGTTCTGGTTTTGCCTTCTCTTTTGGAACAGGTTCTGGTTTTGCCTTCTCTTTTGGAACAGGTTCAGGTTGTACCTTCTGTTTTGGAGCAGGTTCTggttttgctttctcttttggAGCAGGTTCAGCCTTCTCTTTTGGAGCAGGTTTGGGTTTGGCCTTCTCTTTTGAAACTGGTTCAGGTTTAGCCTTTTCTTCTGGACCAGGTTCAGGTTTGGCTTTCTCTTTTGGAGCAGGTTCAGGCATTGCCTTCTCTTTTGGAGTGGGTTCAGGTTTAGTCTGCTCTTTTGGAGCAACTTCTGGTTTTACCTTCTCTTTTGGAGCAGCTTCGGGTTTTGCCTTCTCTTTCAGAGCAGGTTCTGgttttgccttttcttttggAACAGGTTCAGCTTTGGACTTTTCTTTTGGAGCAACCTCAGGTTTAGCCTTTTCTTTTGGAGCAGGTTTGGGTTTTGACGCTTCTTTTGGAGCAGGTTCAGGTTTTGCCTTTACTTTTGGAGCTGGTTCTGATTTTACCTTCTCTTTTGGAATAGGTTCAATTTTGGCCTTTTCTTTTAGAGCAGCTTCAGATTTAGCCTTCTCTTTTGGAGTTGGTTCAGgttttgccttttcttttaGAGCAGGTTTAGgttttgccttttcttttaGAGCAGGTTCAGGTTTTGCCTTCGCTTTTAGAGCAGGTTCAGGTTTTACCTTCACCTTTGGAGCAGGTTCAGGTTTTGCCTTCTCTTCTGGAGCAGGTTCAGGTTTTGCCTCTTCTTTTGGAGAAGGTTTTGGTTTGGCCTTCTCTTTTGGAGTAGGTTTGGGTTTGGCTTCTTCTTTTGGAGCAGGTTCTGGCTTTACCTTTTCTTTTGGAGCAGGCTCGGGTTTAGCCTTTTCTTTTGGAGCAGGTTCAGGTTTGGCCTTCTCTTTTGGAGCGGGTTCAGGTTTGGCCTCTTCTTTTGGAGAAGGTTCTGGTTTGGCCTTCTCTTTCAGAACAGCTTCAGGCTTTACCTTTTCTTTTAGAGAAGGTTCAGGTTTGGCCTTCTCTTTTGGAGCAAGTTCTGGTTTTACCTTCTCTTTTGGAGCAGGTTCAGGCATTATCTTCTCTTTTAGAGAAGGTTCAGGTTTGGCCTTCTCTTTCAGAACAGCTTCAGGCTTTACCTTTTCTTTTGGAGCAGGTTCAGCTTTGGCCTTCTCTTTTGGAGCAGGTTCAGGCATTATCTTTTTTGGAGAAGGTTCAGGTTTGGCCTTCTCTTTCGGCACAACTTCaggttttactttttctttctgagAAGGTTCAGGTTTGGCCTTCTCTTTCAGAACAGCTTTAGGTTTTACCTTTTCTTTTGGAACAGGTTCAGgttttgccttttcttttaGAACAGGCTCAGGTTTAGCCTTTTCTTTTGGAGCAGGTTCAGGTTTTGCCTTCTCTTCTGGATAAAGTTTAGGTTTGACCTTCTCTTTTGGAACAGCTTCAGGCTTTACCTTGTCTTCTGGAACAGGTTCAGGTTTGGCCTTCACCTTTGGAACAGATTCAGGCTTTACCTTCTCTTTTAGTACAGAGTCAGGTTTAGCCTTTTCTTTTGGAGTAGGTTTTGGTTTTGCCTCTTCTTTTGGAGCAAGTTCAGGTTTTGCCTTCTCTTTTGGAAGAGTTTCAGCTTTGGCCTTCTCTTTTGGAGCAGGTTCTggttttgctttctcttttcgAGCAGGTTCAGGCATTACCTTCTCTTTTGGAGAAGGTTCAGGTTTGACCTTCTCTTTTGGAGCAGGTTCTggttttgctttctcttttggAGCAGGTTCAGGCATTACCTTCTCTTTTGGAGCAGGTTCTggttttgctttctcttttggAACAGGTTCAGGCATTAGCTTCTCTTTTGGAGCAGGTTCAGGTTTGGCCTTCTCTTTTGGAGCAGGTTCTggttttgctttctcttttgaAGCAGGTTCAGGCATTACCTTCTCTTTTGGAGCAGGTTCAGGTTTGGCCTTCTCTTTTGGAGCAGGTTCAggttttgctttctcttttggAGCAGGTTCAGGCATTACCTTCTCTTTTGGAGAAGGTTCAGGTTTGGCCTTCTCTTTTGGAGCAGGTTCTggttttgctttctcttttgaAGCAGGTTCAGGCATTACCTTCTCTTTTGGAGCAGTTTCAGGTTTGGCCTTCTCTTTTGGAGCAGGTTCTGGTTTTGCTTTCTCTGTTGGAGCAGGTTCAGGCATTACCTTCTCTTTTGGAGAAGGTTCAGGTTTGGCCTTCTCTTTTGGAGCAGGTTCAGGTTTTACCTTCTCTTTCAGAAAAGTTTCAGGTTTTGCCTTCTCTTTTGGAGCAGGTTCAGATGTTACTTTCTCTTTTGGAGCAGGTTCTggttttgctttctcttttggAGCAGGTTCAGGCATTACCTTCTCTTTTGGAGAAGGTTCAGGTTTGGCCTTCTCTTTTGGAGCAGGTTCAGGTTTTGCCTTCTCTTTTGGAGGAAGTTCTGCTTTGACCTTCTCTTTTGGAACAGTTTCAGGCTTTACCTTGTCTTCTGGAACAGGTTCAGGTTTTGCCTTCTCTTTTGGAACAGATTCAGGCTTTATCCTCTCTCTTAGAACAGAGTCAGATTTAACCTTTTCTTTTGGAGTGGGTTTGGGTTTTGCTTCTTCTTTTGGAGCAAGTTCAGGTTTTGCCTTCTCTTTTGGAAGAAATTCTGGTTTTACCTTTTCTTTTGGAGCAGGTTCAGATTTTACCTTCTCTTTTCGAGCAGGTTCTGGTTCTGCTTTCTCTTTTGGAGAAGGTTCAGGTTTGGCCTTCTCTTTTGGAGCAAGTTCTggttttgctttctcttttggAGCAGGTTCAGGCATTACCTTCTCTTTTGGAGAAGGTTCAGGTTTGGCCTTCTCTTTCTGAAAAGCTTCAGGTTTTGCCTTCTCTTTTGGAGCAGGTTCAGGCATTACCTTCTCTTTTGGAGAAGGTTCAGGTTTGGCCCTCTCTTTCGGAAAAGCTTCAGGTTTTGCCTTCTCTTTTGGAGCAGGTTCAGTTTTTGCCTTCTCTTTTGGAGAAAGTTCTGGTTTTACCTTCTCTTTTGGAACAGCTTCAGGTTTTGCCTTCTCTTTTGGAACAGCTTCAGGTTTTGCCTTCTCTTTTGCAGCAGGTTCAGGTTTTGCCTTATCTTTTGAAACAGTTTCAGCTTTGGCTTTTTCTTTTGGGGCTGGTTCTGGTGTTACCTTCTCCTTTGGAGCAGGTTCAggttttactttctcttttagAACAGGTTCAGGTTTTGCCTTATCTTTTGGAGCAGGTTCAGCCATTACCTTCTCCTTTCGCGCAGGTTCAGGTTTGGCCTTCTCTGTTGGAGCAGGTTCAGGTTTTGCCTTCTCTTTTGGAGCAGGTTCTGGTTTTGCCTTCTCTTTTGGAGCAGGTTCAGATGTTACCTTCTGTTTTGGAGCTGGTTCTggttttgctttctcttttggAGCAGGTTCAGTCATTACCTTCTCTTTTGGAGAACGTTCAGGTTTGGCCTTCTCTTCCGGAACAGCTTCAGGTTTTACCTTCTCTTTTGGAGCAAGTTCAGGTTTGGCCTTCTCTTTTGGAATAGGTTCAGGCTTTACCTTTTCTTTTAGAACAGGTTCAGgttttgccttttcttttggAGCAGGTTCCGGTTTTGCCACTTCTTTTGGAATAGGTTCTGTTTGTAGCTTCTCTTTTGGAGCAGGTTCAGGTTTTGCCTTCACTTTTGGAGCAAGTTCAGGTTTGGCCTTCTCTTTTGGAATAGGTTCAGGCTTTACCTTTTCTTTTACAGCAGGTTCAGGTTTTGCCACTTCTTTTGGAGCAGGTTCAGGTTTTGCCACTTCTTTTGGAGTAGGTTCTGTTTGTAGCTTCTCTTTTGGAGCAGGTTCAGGTTTTGCCTTCTCTTTTGGAGCAGGTTCTGGTTTTGCCTTCTCTTTTGGAGCAGGTTCAGATGTTACCTTCTGTTTTGGAGCTGGTTCTggttttgctttctcttttggAGCAGGTTCAGTCATTACCTTCTCTTTTGGAGAACGTTCAGGTTTGGCCTTCTCTTCCGGAACAGCTTCAGGTTTTGCCTTCACTTTTGGAGCAGGTTCAGGTTTTGCCTCTCTTTTTGGAGAAGGTTCTGGTTTTACTGTCTCTTTTGGAACAGGTTCAGGTTTTGCCTTTTCTTCTCGAGGAGGTACTGGTTTTGCCTTATCTTTTGGAGCAGGTTTGAGCTTTGCCTTCTCTTTTAGTGCAGGTTCTGGTTTGGCCTTTTCTTTTGGAGCAGCTTCACCTTCTGCAAAATATTTACACTATTTAATCAGTCATTTAACTCAGTTTGTTTACATGGTTATTAGCTTTTTTCATCTGTTGATCATCTAGTTCCTAACTTGTAAAATGAAAAGATCAAATTCAAAattagtaaatgaataaaatatgcataataatgtcatatttCTTTTCTAGAAATCTCttaaagaaatatattagaGAAATGCCTATACCACTTTTTTGCAGTTTGAATACTTGATTGAATACCATAGCCAGAGATAACTTTAAGTTAGCTTGCTAAAGTGGATTTGAAATTTGTATTACATCTTCAAAAAATGTGATGAGAAAATGTGCACTCAGTGGTGGTATCCATAGACCCAGAGCAATTTTGCAGTATATCATATTATTACATTAGGCATTAGGCATTTGGTACTATGTATTTGGGGGGAAAAGTACCTTTCTTTGCTGGTGCTCTTTGGACCTTTTCTTTGGAAATTTCAGGCTCTACAACATATCACATATCAACAAAAGTTATGCAAAGCATTCATGTGTTTTAACAATTTGGCATAAATATTCACTTGTCTTTTACATAAATATGTACCTTTCGTCACAGGGGCTGCTTTgggctttgctttgattgcctCAGCCTCTGAAATGGTTCAAAATGAAACATTGAAAAAAgctgtggcaaaaaaaagaatttttttttttttttacttggaaAGATATGTACCTTTCTTTGGTGGAGCTGGTTTCAGCTTTTCTTTGGCACCTTTGTCCTCTAAAAACAGTAAAGAAAATGCCCAAAGAAACTGCCCAATTATgtttttcatgtaaaaaaaatccacaaaaacagatttatttcaagATATAAAAATACTATAGCGTGAAGTGGCATTCTGCGGGTACCTATCACCCATTGTAAGTAGCACCCACTGTGGCCAGTTCTTACCAAGTTACACAGAACACCAAAGAGAccataaatgaaaaaaacttTAAAGTTTCATGATGATAGTTTAATGCTAAcactgtcaaatgcctgctgaattCAGATTAGCCAATGTCTGCCATGTTTTTCAAGTAATCGAGTCATCATTAGAAATCCACTTACAGATTTGGACAAAGATCAAATTTCAAACTTCAAAACAAAGCAGTAAATCAAATTTCAGGTCAGTTTGATGTCTGTTTCCTAAGAAACAGTTATTTGAATGTTGTGTCCCCTATGGATGATCGCTTCCCAACTTTAGTGGGCATCCACAGAATCTTGACTTTCAAGTTTCGCGTAAAGCAAtcatgactaaaaaaaaaatcaacattatatatataaaattatcgAGTTTCAGAGGCTACTAAGCATGTTTACACCAGTTTTGTGATACACGTTACCTTTCTTTACAgctgttggtttttccttttccttaacTTCAGCCTCTAAACAAAGTAAAGTCAAAAATAGTTTGGAAATAAGCAGCGCTTTACGAGTCTTCCTTTGTCAAAATACTTTGAATTAATTCAAAGACAAAATGTTGGTCATGTATAATAGGTATCAAATACTACCATAGAAAAACTACTATACCTTTCTTCTGCAAAGCTGGCTGTGCTTTCACCTTTTCAGCTTCTGCTAAGAAAATGGACACACagaaaaactattattattattactagtagtagtagtagtagtagaagacaaagaagaagaagaagaagaagaagtagtagtagcattaatagtagtagtattggtAGTAATAGTAGAAGAATAAGTAGTAACcatagtattagtagtaatgtTAGTAGCATTGGTAGTAATTCTAATATTAGTAATACTAGTATTAGTAGTAGAAGAGGTGGCAGTAGTAGAGgaagttgtagtagtagtagtagtagtatttgtagTATTAGTAC
This genomic window contains:
- the si:ch211-266g18.10 gene encoding titin isoform X2; this encodes MTNETEDSGAEPVSMDVQNQEAVHLTPREVINHGFMRVLKRPAQWLIIISLLISWSAAGIFMFDFVSDEQLTNLQHISSDPMTVVNEAVEGFTDKMSHLNDIFNNAHEYVPTVITDPMAAVNQWADASTSFLIGIHESEGVTYFLKPGRDVLDEMNDWVRSLAGYLFHMFEDLLDAVIVNPLEKVAEAAANISDTVMVTLSSFTGMFKGVEVWIPKTSTSPMELASDVLEGAQNLKNNIVTHVSNLFSGDEGGVSDINFDPMKVVTDTVEEFSDRRDMFLAYLSNILMEDKDDTPHVIRRKGEFLPPKEKVAEMLGRKKNAAYLSLKRKLLKADIANWDTEDIGTTDVKDQTKASEEEDDDFSLAESLDVVSEKDPAKAMEDVADVLDDKEVSGLKEQVLHQGTDSHEVELGKVIEDTSDAIGEVVMESIHEMADEDTVETVSVSRNNEEDENEKVDEHKTQTYDTSSEVAVEEKVNIYNAVDEEEPIKSTSTVDPKDQTNVDGSDVIGEEEPVKLLNSATNDTDEDQTKTGDSFSEATIKEESVEPTVLNVEEKTLKTSMKKEQDETVSGVGGDEEPVKLPDTVTNKSDEDQTKTKTGDTFSDATIKEESFVSNDEELNPLATKSTEEDQSKTSVTLSETLLKMESDDGSFVVDEEKPINSTQIPTKDNDEEETKTDAYIETVVQELATTESSLGAHDGVKDKVEEKVKEEEIKEVKEDQVENATKKDNGEDDFIQSDDENNNNNDRKRQPVKRYHVRHGETTKETNDQENELHEEDEKVLEQERIAKEKRAREEVYKAIQEMRAEKAAEETEKQIEKDKEKEKKKEELRKEMVKLKEKPKEDISKIAETKEHEDLDKMVNVTIKAVMITTEKAPPPVIKKEVKAKEEKAKPTHIKKEPEVKKEKIKAAPLKREAKDVKEKIKPARERKEAEKVKAQPALQKKEAEVKEKEKPTAVKKEDKGAKEKLKPAPPKKEAEAIKAKPKAAPVTKEPEISKEKVQRAPAKKEGEAAPKEKAKPEPALKEKAKLKPAPKDKAKPVPPREEKAKPEPVPKETVKPEPSPKREAKPEPAPKVKAKPEAVPEEKAKPERSPKEKVMTEPAPKEKAKPEPAPKQKVTSEPAPKEKAKPEPAPKEKAKPEPAPKEKLQTEPTPKEVAKPEPAPKEVAKPEPAVKEKVKPEPIPKEKAKPELAPKVKAKPEPAPKEKLQTEPIPKEVAKPEPAPKEKAKPEPVLKEKVKPEPIPKEKAKPELAPKEKVKPEAVPEEKAKPERSPKEKVMTEPAPKEKAKPEPAPKQKVTSEPAPKEKAKPEPAPKEKAKPEPAPTEKAKPEPARKEKVMAEPAPKDKAKPEPVLKEKVKPEPAPKEKVTPEPAPKEKAKAETVSKDKAKPEPAAKEKAKPEAVPKEKAKPEAVPKEKVKPELSPKEKAKTEPAPKEKAKPEAFPKERAKPEPSPKEKVMPEPAPKEKAKPEAFQKEKAKPEPSPKEKVMPEPAPKEKAKPELAPKEKAKPEPSPKEKAEPEPARKEKVKSEPAPKEKVKPEFLPKEKAKPELAPKEEAKPKPTPKEKVKSDSVLRERIKPESVPKEKAKPEPVPEDKVKPETVPKEKVKAELPPKEKAKPEPAPKEKAKPEPSPKEKVMPEPAPKEKAKPEPAPKEKVTSEPAPKEKAKPETFLKEKVKPEPAPKEKAKPEPSPKEKVMPEPAPTEKAKPEPAPKEKAKPETAPKEKVMPEPASKEKAKPEPAPKEKAKPEPSPKEKVMPEPAPKEKAKPEPAPKEKAKPEPAPKEKVMPEPASKEKAKPEPAPKEKAKPEPAPKEKLMPEPVPKEKAKPEPAPKEKVMPEPAPKEKAKPEPAPKEKVKPEPSPKEKVMPEPARKEKAKPEPAPKEKAKAETLPKEKAKPELAPKEEAKPKPTPKEKAKPDSVLKEKVKPESVPKVKAKPEPVPEDKVKPEAVPKEKVKPKLYPEEKAKPEPAPKEKAKPEPVLKEKAKPEPVPKEKVKPKAVLKEKAKPEPSQKEKVKPEVVPKEKAKPEPSPKKIMPEPAPKEKAKAEPAPKEKVKPEAVLKEKAKPEPSLKEKIMPEPAPKEKVKPELAPKEKAKPEPSLKEKVKPEAVLKEKAKPEPSPKEEAKPEPAPKEKAKPEPAPKEKAKPEPAPKEKVKPEPAPKEEAKPKPTPKEKAKPKPSPKEEAKPEPAPEEKAKPEPAPKVKVKPEPALKAKAKPEPALKEKAKPKPALKEKAKPEPTPKEKAKSEAALKEKAKIEPIPKEKVKSEPAPKVKAKPEPAPKEASKPKPAPKEKAKPEVAPKEKSKAEPVPKEKAKPEPALKEKAKPEAAPKEKVKPEVAPKEQTKPEPTPKEKAMPEPAPKEKAKPEPGPEEKAKPEPVSKEKAKPKPAPKEKAEPAPKEKAKPEPAPKQKVQPEPVPKEKAKPEPVPKEKAKPEPTPKEKIKPEVAPKEKAKPEPAPKEKAKPEPAPKVKAKPKLAPKEKAEPAPKEKAKPQPAPKQKAQPEHVPKEKVTPEPVPKERAKPEPAPKERAKPEPAPKEKVKPEPAPKEKAKPEPAPKEKAEPAPKEKAKPQPAPKQKLQPEPVPKEKVTPEPVPKEKVKPESAAKEKAKPESASKEKAKPEPAPKEKAKPEPAPKEKAKPAPKEKAEPAPKEKAKPQPAPKQKAQPEPVPKEKVTPEPVPKEKVKPESAAKEKITPEPALKEKAKPEVAPKEKAKPEVATKEKAKPKPAPKEKLEPAPKEKLKPEPAPKEKVKPELPPKEKAKPKPAPKEKLEAAAKEKAKPEPAPKEKAKPEPPPKEKPKPEPTPKEKVTHKPAQEEKTKPAPVPKEKAKPEPAPKEKAKPIPSPKKEAEVAKEEIPVKKEPEVAKKVTPITVKKEVEVAKEKAKPEPVKKAVEAAKEKAELPSKREAKVAKEKVKPVKKEPEVAKETPIPVVYPSAKDIAMEVELLKAINQKLSILDLLRKDIGEIRTDLEVTQSQIDQLRMDNRTLQEPKEFKEKAKPAVMKKGHRPFKEKLKISTVVKGREALKNITKAATVKKERVLKNITKAAFGKKEQAPKERVRLEHKKKEIPKEKITPVEKLPEKEKLTEMTLPEEKKTKDEPEVTKGPEPAEEEEVPYFQCFYVDEYDIQYPFFPFSPPFL